The Idiomarina loihiensis L2TR genomic sequence AATAAGTTGAAACCAAACGTGAACGGAATTTTTTAGAGCGCGGATCTTACCGATCTTTTCTCGTTGAGTCAATGACCAGAGGCTTTTTTAGGCAATAAATCCTAAAATAATATCATCCACAATCTGTTGAGATTATAACATTAATAATGTGGATAAAATAACAGTTATTCACTATTTGCTTTGTTTTCATGTTTTAGGGGAATATAGACTTTTAAGCAATTTATGCGCCAGTTTTGGTTTCAATGGCTATTTTTTAACTCCTTTATTGACGCTGTTTTCAGGCAGTTTATGCTAGCGAATATTAGCTGAGTGAAGTACAATCTTTGGTTATGTTTATAAAGAAACGATCCAGGAGAAGAGTGTGAATAATTCGCTTTGGCAACAATGTGCAGAGCGACTGCAATCGGAGTTACCGTTACAGCAGTTCAACACGTGGATCAGACCCCTACAAGCCAAACTCAATGGCGAAACATTAACCTTGTTTGCTCCGAATATTTATTCGGTAGACTGGGTGCGTGACAAGTACCTGAAAACCATTAATACCTATTTAGAAGCTTTGTGTGACGACAAAGTACCTAATGTAGTTTTAAAAGTTGGGGAAGCGTCACCAACACAGCGTGACAGCGGTTCACCGCAACGCGCTGCTGCAACCCGCAGAAAAACACCTAACTTCTCATCCGGTAATACCGATGTGGAAGTGCCTTTTGAAAGCAATATTCATCCGGAATACACCTTCGATAACTTTGTTGAGGGTAAATCAAACCAGCTGGCGCGTGCGGCTGCTATTCAGGTAGCAGAGAATCCTGGCGGCGTTTATAACCCCCTATTTGTTTATGGTGGTACCGGCTTGGGTAAGACTCACCTTTTGCATGCGGTCGGTAATGGCATTATGGCGCACAAAAAGGACGCCAAGGTGTTTTACATTCGGGCCGAACGCTTTGTGCAGGACATGGTGAACTCTATTCGTAACAGTTCAACCAATGAGTTTAAGCGTTACTATCGTTCGGTAGATGCGTTATTGATTGATGACATTCACTTCTTTGCGAATAAAAAAGGCTCGCAGGAAGAGTTTTTCCATACCTTTAATGCGTTGTTGGAAGGTAATCAGCAAATCATTATGACCAGCGATCTTTATCCGAAAGAAATAGACGGAGTTGAAGATCGACTGAAATCTCGTTTTGGCTGGGGCCTTACCATTGCCATTGAACCCCCGGAATTAGAAACCCGGGTGGCTATTTTAATGCGTAAAGCTGACGAACGTGGCTTACATATGCCACACGAAGTTGCTTTTTTCATAGCTAAACGTTTGCGTTCAAACGTTCGGGAGCTGGAAGGTGCATTGAACCGGGTTGTGGCTAATGTGCAACTCACAGGACGGCCTATAACTATAGATTTTGTCCGCGAAGCTTTGCGTGACCTAATTGCCGCTCAGGAAAAATTGGTTACTATTGATAATATTCAGAAGACGGTGGCGGAATACTATAATATTAAGTTAGCCGATATTTTATCAAAACGCCGTAGCCGCTCTGTAGCGCGTCCGCGGCAGTTAGCAATGGCCTTAGCTAAGGAACTGACTAATCATAGCTTACCGGAAATAGGCGACGCGTTCGGCGGTCGGGATCACACAACGGTTTTGCATGCTTGTCGGAAGATACAAGAATTAAAAGATGCGCAGCACGACATTAAAGAAGATTATCGAAATCTAATTCGTACATTGTCGTCATAAAAGTATGTCGTTATAAACAGGGGACTCAGTCATGAAATTTTCAATTAACCGCGATGCTTTTTTAAAGCCGCTGCAGGTTGTAAGTGGCGCTGTTGAACGGCGGCATACCTTACCAATTTTGTCGAATTTGTTGCTTCAGGTCGATAATGGTCAGCTTAAATTAACCGGAACAGACCTTGAGGTTGAACTGGTTTCGGCTGTACCGCTCGAGTCAGCGGATATGGATGCGGCTGTTACTGTACCGGCCAAGAAGTTGCTGGATATTGTGCGCAGCTTACCTGAGGGCTCTACCATCGAGTTTACCTCTCAGGAAGACAGTGCCACGGTTAAGTCTGGTCGCAGTAAATTTAAATTGAGTACCCTGTCTTCAGATGACTTTCCAAATATCGACGACTGGAAAAGTGACATCCATCTGGTAACAGAGCAGGCAGTATTAAAAGATTTAATGTTGAAAACGCATTTCTCCATGGCGAATCAGGACGTGCGCTATTATCTAAACGGCATGTTGTTCGAAACCGATAACGGTATGTTGCGTTCCGTAGCGACCGATGGCCACCGTTTAGCCATGAGCACTTGTGCTATTGACCAGCCAGGTTTGGCTCAACGCCAGGTGATTGTTCCGCGCAAAGGTGTTGTCGAATTACTTCGCTTGTTAGGTGACGACGATCAGGAAGTGTCAGTGTCGATAGGAAATAACCATATTCGTGTCGAAACGCCAGAGCTTGTTTTTACGAGTAAGCTGGTAGATGGTCGTTTCCCTGATTACCGTCGTGTCTTACCGAGCGGTGGAGACAAAGTTATTGTTGCCCATCGCGATGCGTTGCGGCAGTCCTTTGGGCGAGCATCAATTCTTTCTAATGAAAAGTTTCGCGGTGTGCGTTTAAACTTGAGTAGTGGTGAACTTTGCATTACGGCAACGAACCCCGAGCAGGAACAAGCGGAAGAAGTCATAGAAGTGGATTA encodes the following:
- the dnaA gene encoding chromosomal replication initiator protein DnaA; translation: MNNSLWQQCAERLQSELPLQQFNTWIRPLQAKLNGETLTLFAPNIYSVDWVRDKYLKTINTYLEALCDDKVPNVVLKVGEASPTQRDSGSPQRAAATRRKTPNFSSGNTDVEVPFESNIHPEYTFDNFVEGKSNQLARAAAIQVAENPGGVYNPLFVYGGTGLGKTHLLHAVGNGIMAHKKDAKVFYIRAERFVQDMVNSIRNSSTNEFKRYYRSVDALLIDDIHFFANKKGSQEEFFHTFNALLEGNQQIIMTSDLYPKEIDGVEDRLKSRFGWGLTIAIEPPELETRVAILMRKADERGLHMPHEVAFFIAKRLRSNVRELEGALNRVVANVQLTGRPITIDFVREALRDLIAAQEKLVTIDNIQKTVAEYYNIKLADILSKRRSRSVARPRQLAMALAKELTNHSLPEIGDAFGGRDHTTVLHACRKIQELKDAQHDIKEDYRNLIRTLSS
- the dnaN gene encoding DNA polymerase III subunit beta; the protein is MKFSINRDAFLKPLQVVSGAVERRHTLPILSNLLLQVDNGQLKLTGTDLEVELVSAVPLESADMDAAVTVPAKKLLDIVRSLPEGSTIEFTSQEDSATVKSGRSKFKLSTLSSDDFPNIDDWKSDIHLVTEQAVLKDLMLKTHFSMANQDVRYYLNGMLFETDNGMLRSVATDGHRLAMSTCAIDQPGLAQRQVIVPRKGVVELLRLLGDDDQEVSVSIGNNHIRVETPELVFTSKLVDGRFPDYRRVLPSGGDKVIVAHRDALRQSFGRASILSNEKFRGVRLNLSSGELCITATNPEQEQAEEVIEVDYQGDDLEIGFNVSYLLDVLNNIDDEQVSFTLSDSNSSALIEPQHDESCCYVIMPMRL